One part of the Nyctibius grandis isolate bNycGra1 chromosome 33, bNycGra1.pri, whole genome shotgun sequence genome encodes these proteins:
- the DUSP11 gene encoding RNA/RNP complex-1-interacting phosphatase, with amino-acid sequence MARGGASRVPERWTDYIPLGRRMPGTRFIAFKVPLRKSFDRNLHPEERFSPYDLIKKVKEQKEELGLIIDLTYTTRYYRPEELPATLCYSKILTMGREIPNKQTIFQFRCVVKKFLRDNKDNDKLIGVHCTHGLNRTGYLVCRYLIDVEGMEPNTAIELFNRARGHPIERTNYIQDLRKTPVKMICGLKNLGSGPFREEAGATANPKRQMAKHHPHHSDQSPFAVRRNSSSTKKNRRRGAEAPARRQELTHEHEATEREQPRDLAARNCRASLPANERHNGLCFPPENPHLCPPQERHAARKRRRRHRKPVGTA; translated from the exons ATGGCGCGCGGAGGCGCCTCTCGCGTCCCGGAGCG GTGGACCGACTACATCCCGCTGGGCAGGAGGATGCCGGGAACGCGCTTCATCGCGTTCAAGGTCCCCCTGAGGAAG AGCTTTGATCGGAACCTTCATCCAGAGGAGAGATTTTCACCTTATGACCTTATTAAGAAAgtcaaagagcagaaagaagaacTGGGCCTGATCATTGACCTGACGTACACAACGCGCTACTACAGGCCAGAG GAGCTCCCAGCCACACTCTGCTACTCGAAGATCTTGACAATGGGACGTGAAataccaaacaaacaaaccattTTTCAATTCAGATGCGTCGTAAAAAAGTTTTTGAGAGACAACAAAGACAACG ATAAACTTATCGGAGTTCATTGCACGCATGGTTTAAACAGAACTGGCTACCTGGTTTGTAG GTACCTGATTGATGTTGAAGGCATGGAGCCAAATACTGCAATAGAGT tgTTCAACAGAGCTCGAGGGCATCCTATAGAGAGAACCAACTACATCCAAGATCTTCGGAAGACACCTGTAAAAAT GATCTGTGGCCTAAAGAATTTGGGCTCGGGCCCCTTCAGAGAAGAAGCTGGTGCTACAGCAAACCCTAAAAGGCAGATGGCCAAACATCATCCGCATCACTCAGACCAATCCCCCTTCGCGGTGCGCAG aaactCCAGCAGCACCAAGAAGAACCGCCGGCGAGGCGCCGAGGCACCGGCACGACGCCAGGAGCTGACGCACGAGCACGAGGCGACCGAGCGAGAGCAGCCGCGCGACTTGGCAGCCAGGAACTGTCGGGCTTCGTTACCCGCTAACGAGCGGCACAACGGACTCTGCTTTCCCCCCGAGAACCCCCACCTCTGCCCGCCCCAGGAAAGGCACGCGGCCAGGAAACGCAGGCGCCGGCATAGGAAACCCGTCGGGACGGCGTAG